One Mycobacteriales bacterium DNA segment encodes these proteins:
- a CDS encoding MDR family MFS transporter has product MLADRINPKIAVSVVFVSAMFMAIMDITIVNVALPQLAHDFDVSPAHIDSVVVGFLVSLAVFIPASGWLGDRFGMKRMLLTAIVIFTGASALCGLSQNLTQLVVFRILQGVGGGMLTPTGMALLYRTFPPAERVRASRILIVPTAFAPAIGPVLGGLLVTDVSWRWVFFVNLPIGIAALVFGILFLHEHRQPDAGRFDIGGFLLAGTGLPALMYALSEGPSRGWGSPTILGLAVAGVVLLALLVRYELAHAHPMIDLHLIGNRLFRSSTIVLFIGMAAFLGTLYVVALFFQVGLGLSALNAGLSTFPEAIGVMIGAQISTRLYPEVGPRRLIAAGLTGVAVLALCMTFIGFGTSLWLVRGLMFLLGLSIAHVFTPVQAAAFATISQASTGRGSTLFNTARQVGSALGVAILTTVISAVGVTRLVHGHPHANLRAFHAAFVVSAALALCAAVFAFFTVSDEDAAPTMVKRPSKRAQQRQADAELAAATG; this is encoded by the coding sequence GTGCTTGCAGACCGCATCAATCCCAAGATCGCGGTCAGCGTGGTCTTCGTGTCAGCGATGTTCATGGCGATCATGGACATCACCATCGTCAACGTCGCGTTGCCGCAGCTCGCCCACGACTTCGACGTCAGCCCGGCTCACATCGACAGCGTCGTCGTCGGCTTCCTGGTCAGCCTCGCCGTCTTCATCCCCGCCTCGGGATGGCTGGGCGACCGCTTCGGCATGAAGCGGATGCTGCTGACCGCCATCGTCATCTTCACCGGCGCGTCTGCGCTGTGCGGGTTGTCGCAGAACCTCACCCAGCTCGTGGTGTTCCGGATCCTCCAGGGCGTCGGTGGAGGGATGCTCACCCCGACCGGGATGGCGCTGCTGTACCGGACGTTCCCGCCCGCCGAGCGGGTGCGTGCTTCGCGGATCCTGATCGTCCCGACGGCGTTCGCGCCGGCCATCGGCCCGGTCCTGGGCGGCTTGCTGGTCACCGATGTGTCGTGGCGGTGGGTGTTCTTCGTCAACCTGCCCATCGGCATCGCTGCGCTGGTGTTCGGCATCCTGTTCCTCCACGAGCACCGCCAGCCCGACGCCGGCCGGTTCGACATCGGTGGCTTCCTGCTGGCCGGCACGGGCCTGCCCGCGCTGATGTACGCGCTGTCGGAAGGGCCCTCACGCGGCTGGGGCTCGCCGACGATCCTCGGCCTGGCCGTCGCGGGCGTCGTACTGCTCGCGTTGCTGGTGCGCTACGAGCTCGCTCACGCGCACCCGATGATCGACCTGCACCTGATCGGCAACCGACTGTTCCGGTCCTCGACGATCGTGCTGTTCATCGGCATGGCTGCGTTTCTCGGCACGCTGTACGTCGTGGCGTTGTTCTTCCAGGTCGGCCTCGGCCTGTCCGCGCTGAACGCCGGGTTGAGCACCTTCCCCGAGGCCATCGGTGTGATGATCGGCGCGCAGATCTCGACCCGCCTCTACCCCGAGGTCGGCCCGCGCCGGCTGATCGCCGCCGGGCTGACCGGTGTCGCCGTACTGGCGCTGTGCATGACCTTCATCGGGTTCGGGACGAGTCTGTGGCTGGTGCGCGGCCTGATGTTCCTGCTCGGGCTGTCCATCGCGCATGTCTTCACCCCGGTGCAGGCGGCAGCGTTCGCGACGATCAGCCAGGCCTCGACCGGCCGCGGGTCGACGCTGTTCAACACGGCGCGACAGGTCGGAAGCGCTCTCGGCGTTGCCATCCTCACCACCGTGATCTCCGCAGTCGGCGTCACGCGCCTCGTCCACGGGCATCCGCACGCCAACCTGCGCGCCTTCCACGCGGCCTTCGTCGTGTCAGCGGCGTTGGCGCTGTGCGCCGCGGTGTTCGCGTTCTTCACGGTCAGCGACGAAGACGCGGCTCCGACGATGGTGAAGCGGCCGAGCAAGCGGGCGCAGCAGCGCCAGGCTGACGCCGAGCTCGCCGCCGCCACCGGCTGA
- the nudC gene encoding NAD(+) diphosphatase gives METIPSLSRTAVDRAALHREDAAWLASAWESGKLLVVDEAGRATALEDGPPALHFVDAAGWQGDGERLLLGVGEDGVAYWGTIGDPPRVLGGRLLDLRMMGAALSDLDAGLLVTLIALGNWHATHPRCPRCGEPTEVIQAGWSRRCVADGSQHFPRTDPAVIVLLHDGADRVLLGRQPSWPAGRYSTIAGFVESGESAEQAVHREVREETGVLIDRVVYRASQPWPFPQSLMLGYEARVVGGDVADRDHELEDVRWFDRAALQREVDTLPPASSIAHWLITGWLERADGTCA, from the coding sequence GTGGAGACCATCCCGTCGTTGTCACGCACCGCCGTCGATCGAGCCGCGCTGCATCGCGAAGACGCAGCGTGGCTCGCGTCGGCGTGGGAGAGCGGAAAGCTGCTGGTGGTCGACGAGGCCGGACGCGCCACCGCCCTCGAGGACGGCCCGCCGGCCTTGCACTTCGTCGACGCCGCCGGCTGGCAGGGTGACGGTGAGCGGCTGCTGCTCGGCGTCGGCGAGGACGGCGTCGCCTACTGGGGCACGATCGGTGATCCGCCGCGGGTGCTCGGTGGCCGGCTGCTCGACCTGCGAATGATGGGCGCGGCGCTCAGCGACCTCGACGCCGGGCTGCTCGTCACGCTCATCGCGCTCGGCAACTGGCACGCGACACATCCGCGTTGCCCTCGCTGCGGCGAGCCGACCGAGGTGATCCAGGCCGGGTGGTCGCGCCGCTGCGTCGCGGACGGCTCCCAGCACTTCCCGCGAACCGACCCGGCGGTGATCGTGCTGCTGCACGACGGCGCCGACCGGGTGCTGCTGGGCCGTCAGCCGTCCTGGCCCGCAGGTCGGTACTCGACGATCGCCGGTTTCGTCGAGTCGGGGGAGTCGGCCGAGCAGGCGGTGCACCGCGAGGTCCGCGAGGAAACCGGGGTGCTCATCGACCGGGTCGTCTATCGCGCCAGCCAGCCCTGGCCGTTCCCGCAGTCGTTGATGTTGGGGTACGAGGCGCGGGTCGTCGGCGGCGACGTCGCGGATCGCGACCACGAGCTCGAGGACGTGCGGTGGTTCGACCGGGCCGCGTTGCAGCGCGAGGTCGACACGCTGCCGCCGGCGTCATCGATCGCCCACTGGCTGATCACCGGCTGGCTCGAACGAGCGGATGGCACATGCGCATAG
- a CDS encoding SigE family RNA polymerase sigma factor codes for MSDAAGGDPLAALYVVHYRGLVRLAALLLDETAACEDVVQEAYVRLAANGRLTRLRDPEASLAYLRTTVMNLARSAMRRRLVATKYAPLVHRSERVDDAATAAVDRTDVVVALRTLPRRMREAVALRYYADLTEAQTADLMGVSVGAVKSYTSRALERLAAELKVTTDE; via the coding sequence GTGAGCGACGCGGCGGGGGGCGACCCGCTGGCCGCGCTCTACGTCGTGCACTATCGCGGGCTCGTGCGGTTGGCCGCCCTGCTGCTCGACGAGACCGCGGCGTGCGAGGACGTCGTCCAGGAGGCCTACGTCCGACTGGCGGCGAACGGCCGGCTGACTCGCCTGCGCGACCCCGAGGCGTCGCTGGCCTACCTGCGTACGACGGTGATGAACCTCGCCCGGTCGGCCATGCGACGCCGGCTCGTCGCCACGAAGTACGCGCCGCTGGTCCATCGCAGTGAGCGCGTCGACGACGCGGCGACCGCCGCGGTCGACCGAACGGACGTCGTCGTCGCGCTGCGCACTCTGCCCCGCCGGATGCGGGAGGCCGTGGCGCTTCGCTACTACGCGGATCTCACCGAGGCGCAGACCGCCGACCTCATGGGAGTGAGCGTCGGTGCGGTGAAGTCCTACACCTCCCGGGCCCTCGAGCGGCTCGCTGCTGAGTTGAAGGTGACCACCGATGAATGA